A genomic region of Salvelinus namaycush isolate Seneca chromosome 7, SaNama_1.0, whole genome shotgun sequence contains the following coding sequences:
- the LOC120050743 gene encoding secretin receptor-like, translating to MCPKLPNQDVFDPHPTPGCYDVLDPHPTPGCYDVLDPHPTPGCYECVSKVYRNCTDTGWTDPFPPYEHACFNDSQSHDSHMYFLYVKTMYTAGYALSLISLTIAITILCLFRKLHCTRNYIHIQLFISFILRATFIFIKDSVLFTDEDFYHCDDYPVVCKLVVMFSNYCIMANYSWLLVEGHYLHTLVSLSFFSKKKHLWWYIILGWGLPMIVIVSWGLAKYFYEDEGCWETRVHDWVWWILRLPVLLFIIINLVFFLSIIRILVGKLRMPDMHGNEFSQYKRLTKSTFLLVTLFGLYYILFAFLPIKVSGLTYKIWTFVELALASTQGFGVAVLYCFLNGEVQYEVQRRWRRWRLKQHLHGEPRQHGSMSQSVSPLTQVSLLPCSGPASLA from the exons ATGTGTCCAAAACTCCCCAACCAG GATGTGTTcgacccccaccccacccctggcTGTTATGATGTGTTAGACCCCCACCCCACGCCTGGCTGTTATGATGTGTTagacccccaccccacccctggcTGTTATGAGTGTGTTA GTAAAGTGTACCGGAACTGCACAGACACGGGCTGGACGGACCCATTCCCTCCTTACGAGCATGCATGTTTCAACGA CTCCCAGTCACATGACTCCCACATGTACTTCCTCTACGTGAAGACAATGTACACTGCAGGCTAcgctctctctctaatctctctcacCATCGCCATCACCATCCTCTGTCTCTTTAG GAAACTGCACTGCACCAGAAACTACATCCACATCCAACTCTTCATTTCCTTCATCCTGCGTGCTACCTTCATCTTCATCAAAGACTCTGTGCTCTTCACCGATGAAGACTTCTACCACTGTGACGACTACCCA GTGGTGTGTAAGTTAGTGGTGATGTTCTCCAACTACTGCATCATGGCTAACTACAGCTGGCTGCTGGTGGAGGGACACTACCTCCACACCCTGGTCAGCCTCTCCTTCTTCTCCAAGAAGAAACACCTTTGGTGGTACATCATCCTGGGCTGGG GTTTGCCAATGATTGTCATTGTATCCTGGGGCTTGGCAAAATACTTCTATGAGGATGAAGG CTGCTGGGAGACAAGGGTACATGACTGGGTTTGGTGGATTCTCAGATTACCAGTCCTACTCTTCATAATC ATTAATTTGGTATTTTTTCTGAGTATCATAAGAATTCTGGTGGGGAAACTGCGGATGCCAGACATGCATGGAAATGAATTCAGCCAATACAA GAGACTTACCAAATCGACTTTTCTTTTGGTGACCCTCTTTGGTTTGTACTACATCCTCTTTGCCTTCTTACCCATCAAAGTCAGTGGTTTAACTTACAAAATATGGACCTTTGTTGAGCTGGCTCTTGCATCAACACAG GGCTTTGGAGTTGCTGTTCTTTACTGTTTTCTAAATGGGGAG GTACAGTACGAGGTACAGAGGAGATGGCGCAGGTGGAGGCTGAAGCAGCATCTACACGGGGAGCCCAGACAGCATGGTTCCATGAGCCAAAGCGTCTCTCCCCTTACCCAGGTCTCCTTGCTTCCCTGTTCCGGACCGGCCAGCCTGGCATGA